In Phycisphaerae bacterium RAS2, the DNA window AACTTGTATTCAAAAACGCGCCGGCGCTTTGGCGTGACGGTTCGCCCGGCTCGCCGGTCTGGCCCCTTGCGAGCGCCGGCCATAACAAGCAGACAACCAATAAGTGATGTGCAATTCGCACCGGTACTGCCCTGTTCCGGCCGCGACGAGCCGGCGCCGCGTGATTCACGAACCCCATCGGATCATAAGCCCGCACATCGTTCGACTGTAGCGCGACTGCGCAAAACAAAAAAAGCCGCGATCCCTCATGGGACCGCGGCAAGGTGAGAACTTCAATTTTCCGGGCATTCGAACAACGGCCACTGGCCACTGCCTGCTGACCGCTGCTCCCTAGTCATCCCGCTTCTTGGCCTTCTTGCCGTGCTTCTCGAAGAACTTGCAAAGCTCCTCGGCCGACGACTCGGCCAGCGCGCCGTCGCCGGTGCGACTCGCCTCGCTCTTCGTCGCGATCTGCACGCGGCCGACCTCGGCCCCGTTGGCCTTCAGGTAGTAAAGCACGATGGCGTGCTTATCAGGGAAGACCGATCCGCCCTTGTTGAACCACATGATGTGCGGCTCGACGGTCAGCGTCGGCGAACCGCCGCGGAACGGCGCGTCGTCGCCCGTGGTCAGTTCTTCCTTGAGCGCCTTGACCAGCTCGCTCTTGAAGCTCGTCGAGACGAGGCCGCCCAGTTCCGTCTGGGGCTGTTCGATGGTGACGCCGGCGTACTGCGAGTAGCCGCTGGCGCCGGTGCCCGGCACGATGTCAAAATCGCTGCTCGCGCCCTTGGCCTCCTTGAAGGCCCGCTTCGCGACGGTCGTGCAGCCCGAACCGGCCAGCACGGTCACAGCCAGAAATCCGCAGACGATGAACTTGCGCATGGTTTTTCCTCCTGTCGGTTGCGAGGTTCGCTTGGTCGATTTCGTGAACACGTTCGATGGACTGTCAAACGACAGCGGCTGGGATTGTATGGCGAGGGGGCACAGCGTCAATCGCGGGCTGTCCGTCGCAGAGTAACCATTCCCCGCCGACAAAAAAGCCGTCCCGCCTGTCGAATCGACAAACGGGACGGCGCGAGGAGTTACGGCAAACCAATCCAACACAAACCGGCGGCGAGCCGGTGCGAGGACGTCACGCGATGATCACGATTCCCAACACCGCCTGAAGGATAAACAGGATCGTGCCCCAGAAGAAGAACCCGTAGAAAAATGTCGCCAGCAGCGCCGACACAAGGAAGTCGAATCCGCCGTCCAGCGCCTTCACGCCGCCGGTCGCCGCGTCGAGGCCGGAACTGTCGCCCGAAACAACCGATTGCCCGCCGATCGGTCCGCCGGCCTGCGCGTCCAGCGCGGCCGCCGCGTCGAGCAATTCCGCGTTGGCCTGCTTGAACGCATCGAGCGTGTTTTCGCCGGTTGTCGCGTTGCTCGTCCAGTCGGCCGGGCGGTTCCACACCGCGCCGTTGGAGTTGGCGATCCGCGTGATGTGCTTCGCGGCGTCCATCGAGACCTGAATCTGCTCGGCTCCGCGGCCGATCGTGATCTGCCGCAGCGCGACCGACTCGCCGGAATCAAATCGCCCGCTCATCTCCCGCGCGCTGTCGGGGAAGATCACGCGAAACGTGTTCGTCGTGGGGTTCACCAGCACGGCCGTCGCGCCGTCAAACGCGGTGCCGGCCAGCGACTGCGTCAGGGCATGGTCGGCCGTGAGCTGCACGAGGTACGAACCGTCGACCAGCGCGACCGGGGCCGCGCCGCAGCCGGCCCAGTATTGCACGTTGAGGATGAGAGCGATACAGACGATTGACTTCGATTTAGTCAACACGCGGCGCAGAGAGCGCTTCATCGGTTTCCTCCTGAAATGGGTTTACGCGGCCCGGTGATCCCTAGAGCACCAGGTCCAGCACGACAACAACCTGAAACACAAAATAAAGCGTGAGCAGAACGCCCCACGGCGCGAACCAGACGTAGCTCAACGCCAGAAACGCAAACGGAAACGACGAGGCCGTATCCTTGCCGACCTGCGCCCCGCCCTGATCATCAATCTGCTGCGCCATCGCGACCAGATCGGCGTTGGCGGCGAGGTAGGCATCCACGTCGGAGGTGACCGTCTTCGAGCCGGGCGCGCGGGGGGCAGTCGGGGCTGATGGCGCCGCCGTGCTGACGCGCTGCCAGCGCGCTCCCGCCGACGTGTCGATGTCGGTGATCTCTTTCTGACTGTTGATGTTCAACGTCACGACCTGGCCGCCCTGGCCGATGGTGAACGAGCTGACGTAGGCCTGGCCGTCGGCGGTCGTCTCGAACTTCCCGGAAAGCTGCGTGTTCGAATCGGGGTAGATCAGCCGGAAGTTGGAAGTCGCCCGGTCAACCTGGATCGCCGTCGCGCCGTCGAAGGGCGTACCGGCCAGTTGCTGGGCCAGCGGATGATCGGCCGAAAGCTCGAGGGTCTCGGTCGATTCGGGCAGGAACAGAGCCGACTGGCCGCAGCCGGTGACGACGACGAGGTTGAAGACCAGCGCGACGCCCAGCAGGGCTTTGGCCTTGAACAGACAGGCTTTGGTTGTGGAACTCATGGTTGCAATCCCTCCCAGAGAAACAAATGACTGCATTGCACGAATGCTACTGTTGCTTCTTGCACCGGGCCGGAAAGAAGTCGGCCCGGTCCGACGGGTCCCCCCCGCCGTGGCGCGAAGCGCCCGATCCCGCGCGGCCCGCTGCGTGGTGCTGCGTCGGTCGTGCGGGATCAAACCGAATCGCATAAACGACTTATAACAAAAACGGGGCGGGAAAGTCAACGGATTTCGGATGCCGCGAAGGAGCATTATCGGCCTATCCACATACCCATCGACCCAACCTCTTGCGATTGCGATTTTCGACGCGACTTCACGGGCCCTACTTCATCTAGGCAATGTTCTCATGTTCACATCGCGGGATGATTTAAGCGGGGCCGTCGACACTGAATGACTCGGAGAATTGACTAAAATGGCGGACGATGCCACTAACCGAAGCAGACATGATCTGGAATCGAGCTTGCGGTGACGACCAGCTGCGGGACTTGCCCGGCGATCGCGCCCTGGCAAACCTGCTTCGTGCGCACGGTCTCGTGATGAATGGCGGTGTTCAACACTCGGTGGAATGCTTGACGCCCGAGCAATTATCCGATGCAGAAGCCGGATATCGATACTATGGATTCGATCGGGTTGCGTCACTGCTTTCTCGCGCACGACGCATCGATTCAGCGGGATACCATATTGAACACCTTGAACACTATGAGGTGGAATTCGATAAGGAGTATTCTCAATTAATCCCTGATGATGAGTTTCTTGCCGACCGTTTTGAGGAGCGGTTGAAGAGTAACCCGTCGGACTTCGCGCCGCTCAGGGCGAAAGATATGGTCAAGGGCTAACGACGCGAAGGTGGGATAGAATGCCCCCTTACTATCTTTCCCGCCCCGGCGGGGCGAAGGAAAACGCAGCTTCGCAAGGCTCGTTGTGCGGATCGAGAAGAACCCTACTGACGAGCTTCTTGGGCGAGATCGAAGCGTTAGCGGCAGAAACCTGAATGATTGTTTCGACGTTCTTGACTTGATCCGGCTGTTTGCCGTATAGACAGACAGCAGTGAAGGTGTACGGATGGAATCGGAGGTGCCTTATGCACAGGAACAACGACAACGAGAAACTCGATCAGGCCTGCTTTTGAGATCACGAGCAAGCGACGGCGCGGCTATCCTTCCGAGACGCAAGTCAAACGCGGAGATCGGGTCGTCCACGGCAACAAGGAACTGATCGAGAAGCTCGGCCGCAACGATCCATGTCCTTGCGGCTCGAACAAGCGCTTTCAAGAAGTGTTGCATGCGATCAGGTCGCTTTTGACGGCGTGAATCGCGGGCACTACTCAAGATGAACACCTACGACGGCTGGCGCCCCATGCGTCAGCCGTCTTTTGCTATTCAGTTCGATGCGCGCATCATGAGCGCATCGGACCGAGCGAAACGCGTGGAAAGGCCAATGGCATGTCCAAGCGACAGTTCCCATTCGACGACTTTGAAGCGGTGATCCGCATCTTCAGCGCGGCAGAGGGTGGGCGATGCACGCCCCTCTTCAACGGAATTCGCTGCGATTTTGAATACGCGGAGGATCCGCCGCACGACATGTTGTACATGATCTGCCCGGACTTCATGGATGAAAACGGCGACTCTCGCAGCAACAGCTTTCCGCTCCCTATCGGTGAGAAGTTGCCCGCGCGCATGATGATCCTCTCAGACGAGTTGCGCGAGCAGGTTCACCGTAAGTGCATTGTCCCCGGC includes these proteins:
- a CDS encoding hypothetical protein (Elongation factor Tu C-terminal domain), with translation MSKRQFPFDDFEAVIRIFSAAEGGRCTPLFNGIRCDFEYAEDPPHDMLYMICPDFMDENGDSRSNSFPLPIGEKLPARMMILSDELREQVHRKCIVPGVRFYCREGPRRIAEGVVTRITGLFEPRPAS